From the genome of Uranotaenia lowii strain MFRU-FL chromosome 1, ASM2978415v1, whole genome shotgun sequence, one region includes:
- the LOC129739849 gene encoding endoplasmic reticulum mannosyl-oligosaccharide 1,2-alpha-mannosidase isoform X2, with product MMDIRKNEHISLLLPVNSSEHLSSTTGNRKSLKRHWNQLSRFQKNLICIMFAGVCIFLFFLIPYDDISSQPVRGEPPLEHIQIAPFKDRGPTNDRQRAVIEAFLHSWKGYKEYAWGHDNLKPISSSYSDWFGLGLTIVDSLDTLYIMDLQEEFDEARNWIDQYLRFDVNRDVNLFEVTIRVLGGLLSTYHLSGDKMFLDKAMDLGHRLLPCFDSPSGIPYSDVNIETMKAHPPKWSPDSSTSEVTTLQLEFRDLSRTSLNPIYETVANKVNVKVHELEKNEGLVPIFINANTGQFRNFATISLGARADSYYEYLLKQWVQTGKKNDDFLIDDYKTAIRGVLHQLVRKTPNEKHVYIGELINGKDFKPKMDHLTCYLPGTLLLGYKNGMPKTHLKLATDLLETCYQTYMKQPTQLAPEISYFNLNGESEHDIYVKTNDAHNLLRPEFIESLYYFYAITGNKTYQDMGWTIFEAFNKYTRVKNGYTSIGNVKSPLNTRPRDMMESFWLGETLKYFYLLFSDDRLEIDLDKYVFNSEAHPLPIRDD from the exons CATTGGAATCAGCTATCCCGATTCCAGAAAAACTTGATATGTATTATGTTTGCTGGAGTATGCATTTTCCTGTTCTTCCTCATTCCGTACGACGATATTTCAAGTCAACCTGTCCGAGGGGAGCCTCCGCTTGAGCACATCCAGATTGCTCCGTTTAAAGATCGG GGTCCCACAAACGACCGACAAAGGGCAGTCATCGAAGCTTTCCTCCATTCATGGAAAGGATACAAAGAGTACGCATGGGGCCACGACAACCTGAAACCGATTTCGTCCAGCTATTCCGATTGGTTCGGTCTTGGGCTGACCATAGTGGATTCGCTGGATACTTTGTACATAATGGATCTACAGGAAGAATTCGACGAGGCTCGCAACTGGATCGATCAATATTTGCGGTTTGATGTGAACCGGGATGTGAATCTGTTCGAAGTAACCATCAGGGTTTTGGGAGGATTACTGAGTACTTATCATTTGAGCGGAGATAAAATGTTTCTGGATAAGGCGATGGATTTGGGCCATCGATTGTTGCCCTGTTTTGATTCACCATCGGGTATTCCATATTCGGACGTGAACATTGAAACGATGAAGGCGCATCCACCAAAGTGGTCTCCCGACAGTTCCACGAGCGAGGTCACTACCCTACAACTGGAGTTCAGGGATTTGTCACGAACTTCACTAAATCCGATTTATGAAACG GTCGCAAATAAAGTGAACGTGAAAGTCCACGAACTAGAGAAGAACGAAGGATTGGTACCAATATTCATAAATGCCAACACGGGACAATTTAGAAACTTTGCTACAATTTCTCTCGGAGCTCGAGCAGACTCTTATTACGAGTATCTTTTGAAACAATGGGTACAAACAggcaaaaagaacgatgattt CCTTATCGATGACTATAAAACTGCCATTAGAGGAGTGTTGCATCAACTGGTTCGCAAAACGCCAAACGAAAAACATGTGTACATTGGCGAACTGATCAATGGTAAagatttcaaaccaaaaatgGACCATCTTACATGTTACCTACCCGGAACCTTGCTGCTAGGATATAAAAATGGAATGCCGAAAACGCATCTCAAGTTGGCAACCGATCTACTGGAAACCTGTTATCAAACCTACATGAAACAACCTACCCAGCTAGCGCCAGAAATTTCTTACTTCAACTTGAATGGGGAATCCGAGCACGATATCTACGTGAAAACAAATGACGCCCATAATCTCCTTCGGCCGGAGTTTATTGAGAGTTTGTATTATTTCTATGCTATAACTGGGAACAAAACCTATCAGGATATGGGTTGGACTATTTTCGAAGCGTTCAACAAGTATACACGGGTTAAAAACGGTTACACCTCGATAGGGAACGTGAAGAGCCCACTAAACACTCGTCCTCGCGACATGATGGAAAGTTTTTGGCTAGGGGAAACTCTCAAGTACTTTTATCTGTTATTTAGCGACGATCGATTGGAGATCGATCTAGACAAATACGTATTCAATTCGGAGGCGCACCCATTGCCCATACGGGATGACTGA
- the LOC129739849 gene encoding endoplasmic reticulum mannosyl-oligosaccharide 1,2-alpha-mannosidase isoform X1, with protein MMDIRKNEHISLLLPVNSSEHLSSTTGNRKSLKRHWNQLSRFQKNLICIMFAGVCIFLFFLIPYDDISSQPVRGEPPLEHIQIAPFKDRHEHLGSLHLAESGPEKPALERSLRSPDGEVAKEVNLGAGAAAPRQSGIIDEPPVRKDQEDNQKQPPQLESRLDEPVDGGEVGYQNAAEETGATLQVVQNEAKEIVDNNEENVLEENRRSDNAKDFKGPTNDRQRAVIEAFLHSWKGYKEYAWGHDNLKPISSSYSDWFGLGLTIVDSLDTLYIMDLQEEFDEARNWIDQYLRFDVNRDVNLFEVTIRVLGGLLSTYHLSGDKMFLDKAMDLGHRLLPCFDSPSGIPYSDVNIETMKAHPPKWSPDSSTSEVTTLQLEFRDLSRTSLNPIYETVANKVNVKVHELEKNEGLVPIFINANTGQFRNFATISLGARADSYYEYLLKQWVQTGKKNDDFLIDDYKTAIRGVLHQLVRKTPNEKHVYIGELINGKDFKPKMDHLTCYLPGTLLLGYKNGMPKTHLKLATDLLETCYQTYMKQPTQLAPEISYFNLNGESEHDIYVKTNDAHNLLRPEFIESLYYFYAITGNKTYQDMGWTIFEAFNKYTRVKNGYTSIGNVKSPLNTRPRDMMESFWLGETLKYFYLLFSDDRLEIDLDKYVFNSEAHPLPIRDD; from the exons CATTGGAATCAGCTATCCCGATTCCAGAAAAACTTGATATGTATTATGTTTGCTGGAGTATGCATTTTCCTGTTCTTCCTCATTCCGTACGACGATATTTCAAGTCAACCTGTCCGAGGGGAGCCTCCGCTTGAGCACATCCAGATTGCTCCGTTTAAAGATCGG CACGAACACTTAGGTTCTCTGCACTTGGCTGAATCTGGACCGGAAAAACCGGCCCTGGAACGTAGCCTCCGATCGCCCGACGGAGAAGTGGCGAAAGAGGTGAATCTTGGTGCCGGAGCAGCAGCACCCCGACAAAGTGGTATTATCGATGAGCCGCCAGTGCGAAAGGATCAGGAAGATAATCAAAAACAGCCACCCCAGTTAGAATCCCGACTGGATGAACCAGTCGATGGGGGAGAGGTTGGTTATCAGAACGCTGCTGAAGAAACCGGAGCCACGTTGCAAGTGGTTCAGAACGAAGCCAAGGAGATTGTGGACAACAATGAGGAAAACGTATTGGAGGAGAACCGTCGCAGTGATAATGCCAAAGATTTCAAG GGTCCCACAAACGACCGACAAAGGGCAGTCATCGAAGCTTTCCTCCATTCATGGAAAGGATACAAAGAGTACGCATGGGGCCACGACAACCTGAAACCGATTTCGTCCAGCTATTCCGATTGGTTCGGTCTTGGGCTGACCATAGTGGATTCGCTGGATACTTTGTACATAATGGATCTACAGGAAGAATTCGACGAGGCTCGCAACTGGATCGATCAATATTTGCGGTTTGATGTGAACCGGGATGTGAATCTGTTCGAAGTAACCATCAGGGTTTTGGGAGGATTACTGAGTACTTATCATTTGAGCGGAGATAAAATGTTTCTGGATAAGGCGATGGATTTGGGCCATCGATTGTTGCCCTGTTTTGATTCACCATCGGGTATTCCATATTCGGACGTGAACATTGAAACGATGAAGGCGCATCCACCAAAGTGGTCTCCCGACAGTTCCACGAGCGAGGTCACTACCCTACAACTGGAGTTCAGGGATTTGTCACGAACTTCACTAAATCCGATTTATGAAACG GTCGCAAATAAAGTGAACGTGAAAGTCCACGAACTAGAGAAGAACGAAGGATTGGTACCAATATTCATAAATGCCAACACGGGACAATTTAGAAACTTTGCTACAATTTCTCTCGGAGCTCGAGCAGACTCTTATTACGAGTATCTTTTGAAACAATGGGTACAAACAggcaaaaagaacgatgattt CCTTATCGATGACTATAAAACTGCCATTAGAGGAGTGTTGCATCAACTGGTTCGCAAAACGCCAAACGAAAAACATGTGTACATTGGCGAACTGATCAATGGTAAagatttcaaaccaaaaatgGACCATCTTACATGTTACCTACCCGGAACCTTGCTGCTAGGATATAAAAATGGAATGCCGAAAACGCATCTCAAGTTGGCAACCGATCTACTGGAAACCTGTTATCAAACCTACATGAAACAACCTACCCAGCTAGCGCCAGAAATTTCTTACTTCAACTTGAATGGGGAATCCGAGCACGATATCTACGTGAAAACAAATGACGCCCATAATCTCCTTCGGCCGGAGTTTATTGAGAGTTTGTATTATTTCTATGCTATAACTGGGAACAAAACCTATCAGGATATGGGTTGGACTATTTTCGAAGCGTTCAACAAGTATACACGGGTTAAAAACGGTTACACCTCGATAGGGAACGTGAAGAGCCCACTAAACACTCGTCCTCGCGACATGATGGAAAGTTTTTGGCTAGGGGAAACTCTCAAGTACTTTTATCTGTTATTTAGCGACGATCGATTGGAGATCGATCTAGACAAATACGTATTCAATTCGGAGGCGCACCCATTGCCCATACGGGATGACTGA